From the Porphyrobacter sp. CACIAM 03H1 genome, the window GCGCGATCGACTGGGTGACCTGGGTCGAGAAGATCCCCTCGAACTTCGAGACGCGCTATTACATCATGCGCGTGATCGGCAATGCGGTGACCTATTCGCACATGTATCCCGAACAGGCGGGCATGCCGCGCACGGTCGACAGCTTCCTGCGCTGATCCCGGCGATGAAACCGGCGGGGCCTCCCATCACGCCAGCGGGCATGGCGGCGCTCAAGGCGCGCTACGACCACCTGCTCGGCACCGAGCGGCCGGCGATCGTCGAGATCGTCAGCTGGGCGGCAGGGAACGGCGACCGCTCGGAGAACGGCGACTATCTCTACGGCCGCAAGAAGATGCGCGAGATCGACCGCGAACTGGCGCATCTCGCCCGCCGGATGAAGGTGCTGAGGGTGGTCGATCCGGCAGCGGCAGTGGACCGGACGCGGGTGTTCTTCGGCGCGCGGGTCGAGATCGCCGACGAGGACGACAACCGCCAGATCGTCACGCTGGTGGGCGACGACGAACAGGACGCCGCCAAAGGCCGGATCGGCTGGAACGCCCCCCTCGCCCGCGCGCTGCGGGGCGCAGGCGTCGGCGACCTGCGCACGGTGACGCTCCCCTCGGGCACCCGCGAATGGGAAGTGCTGGCGATCGACTATGACTAGGTCCCTCGCCCTGCTGCCGCTGCTTGCGCTCGCCGCCCCGCTTGCCGCGCGCGAGAGTCTCGGCGTCTATGAGAGCTGGGCCGCGTTCCGCGATCCGAGTCCGCAGCGATGCTATGCCATCGCCAAGGCGGAAGGAAAGCCGCCCGCGCCCGCCTATGCCACGATCTCGCACTGGCCGGAGCGCAAGGTGCGGGGGAGCGTGCATATCGTGCTCTCCCGCGAGGCGGCGGCCAGGGGACCGGTGCGGCTCGCGGTGGGAGACAAGCGTTTCGACCTTGTCGCCAAGGGCCGCAATGCCTGGGCGGCGGATTCGCGGGGTGATGCGGCGATCGTCGCCGCGCTGCGCTCGGCCAGCCGGATGAGCGTTACGGCGACCGGCGCGAAGGGCGGAAGTTTCACCGACCGCTACACCCTCGCGGGCGCCGCCACCGCCATCGATGCTGCCACCGTAGGCTGCGCCAAGCGCTGACTGGTCAAACCGCCGCTTCCCCACTATATGGCCGCCACCCATGGCCGATACCGCACTCATGACCATCCCGGGCCTCGTCGACCCGGTGCCCGCCGCGCGCGACATCACGCCGCGCGCCGACGGGCGCGTCGACCTGATCGGCCTTCCCCGCCCGCGCATCCGCGAGCTGTTCGAGGAAGCCGGCCTTGATGCCAAGGCGGCGAAGCTGCGCGCCAAGCAGGTGTTCCACTGGCTCTACCACCGCGGCGTCACCGATTTCGAGGCGATGACCGACATCGCCAAGCCGATGCGCCCGTGGCTGGCGGAGCGTTTCGTGATCGGCCGCCCCGATGTGGTCGAGGCACAGCATTCGGTCGACGGCACCCGCAAGTGGCTGCTGCGCACCGCCGACGGCCACGATTTCGAGATGGTCTTCATCCCCGACGAGACCCGCGGCACCTTGTGCGTCTCCAGCCAGGTCGGCTGCACTCTCACCTGTTCCTTCTGCCACACCGGCACGATGAAGCTCGTCCGCAACCTCACCCCCGGCGAGATCGTCGGCCAGGTGATGCTCGCCCGCGATGCGCTGGGCGAATGGCCGCGCGGGACGATGGTCTCGGACGCCGACGCCATCGACGAGGATGACGAGGCGGGCCACTACACCGCCGACGGGCGCCTCCTCACCAACATCGTGATGATGGGCATGGGCGAGCCGCTCTACAATTTCGATCACGTGCGCGATGCGCTCAAGCTGGTGATGGACGGGGACGGCCTCGCCCTCTCGAAGCGGCGCATCACGCTCTCGACCAGCGGCGTCATCCCGATGATGGAGCGCTGCGGCGAGGAGATCGGGGTGAACCTTGCCGTCAGCCTCCACGGCGTGCGCAAGGAAGTGCGCGACGAACTGGTGCCGCTCAACAAGAAGTACGGCATCGATCAGCTGCTTCAGGCCTGCGCCGACTACCCCGGCGCCTCGAACGCACGCCGCATCACCTTCGAATACGTGATGATCAAGGACAAGAACGACAGCGACGATGACGCGCGCGAGCTTGTCCGCCTTCTGCGCGAGTACAACCTCCCCGCCAAGGTCAACCTGATCCCGTTCAACCCCTGGCCGGGCGCCGGCTACGAGACCTCGACGCCCGAACGCATCCGGCGCTTCTCCGAGATCGTGTTCGAAGGCGGCTTCTCGGCGCCGGTGCGAACCCCGCGCGGGCGAGACATCGATGCCGCCTGCGGCCAGCTCAAGACCGCTGCCGAGAAGAAGTCCCGCGCCCAGCGCGACCGCGAAGCCGCCGCTGCCGCCGCGGCGCGCGATTGACGCTGGCGCCCCGCAGGCGTAGCCTCGCGGCGCTTCCACCCGGAGGATCGCCGTGGCCTTTTCCGCTACCCGAATCGCGCTCGCCGCCGGGCTGATGGCCGCCATCGCCGCCCCCATCCCGGCCGAGGCCCAGCTCGGCGGGCTGTTCAACAGCACCCGCCGCGGTGCCGAGAAGGCCGACAATTGCGGCAAGGGCAAGAAGGGCGACAAGGGCCGGGGCGCGCTTGGCGGGCTGCTCGGCGGGGCAGTCGACGAACTCGCCCGCAGCGCCGGCCTGCCCTCCTTCCTGCCGGTGCCCGAATTCTCCGACCAGCTCACCGAAAGCATCGCCTGCCGCCTCGACCCCGAGGAGCAGAAGCAGGCTGCCGAGGCGACCCTCGCGGTCACTCGCACCGACGATGCCGAAGCCCAGCCCGAACTCGGCGCCAGCGCGGAATGGACCTCGGCCTCGCGCGCCAATGTCAGCGGCAGCTCGACCGTCACCGGCCGCGACAATGCCGCAGGCCAGCGCGACTGCATCACCGTGACCGACGTCGTCATCATCGAGGGCGAGGAAACCCGCGCCGAGAAGCGGATGTGCCGCGCGCCGGGCTCCGCGCGCTATTCGATCGTCGCCTGATGCGCGCCGGCGGTCGCCCGCTCGCCGCGCTCGCAGCGCTCGCGCTGCTGACGGGGGCGGCGGCGCCGATGGACCCCGACAATCCGACCTGCCCGGCCGAGCCCGATTTCGGCCCCAAGACCGCGATGACCCTCACCCCCGCGGACCGGGGCGGCAAGCGCGTGCTGCTGGCCGAGGGGACGATCGACGCCTCCCTCCCCGAGCGCCTCAAGGCCGCCATCGAGGCCGACGAGCGGATCGAGGAGGTGTGGCTGCGCTCGCGCGGGGGCAATGCCCGCGCCGGGAACGCGGCGGGCAAGGTGATCCGCTCCTATCGGGGAATGCTGACCCGCATCCCTTCCGGCTGGGCCTGCTTTTCGGCCTGCAACTTCGTCTTCATGGGGGGCGACCGCAGGGTCGTCGACGAAGGCGGGGTGTTCATGGTCCACATGTTCACCCACACCGGCGATCGCGCGACAATCGACGAGGTGGTGATCGAGGGCAGCAAGGCCACGACCGAATACATCGCCAGCGTCGAGCAGTCCTCGGCCATGCTGGCGAGCGAGGACAATGATTTCCTCATCCGCATGGGGATCAGCCGCAAGCTGCTGACCGACGTCATGTATCGCCAGCAGGCGGTGAAGAGCGAGGATAATCCCTCGACGCGCTACTGCCTCAGCCAGGCCGAGGTGCGCGAATACAACGTCATGCCGGTCGAGAAACCGGCGCCCTGACGCAGGCATGAGCACCGATCCCGGCACCATCGCCTTCTACCAGGCGCGCGCGCCGCACTATGTGCTGCGCTTCGGCGAGGCCCCGAGCCACCAGCTCGACGCCTTCCTCGACCGCCTGCCGCCCGGCGCGGCGGTGCTGGAACTGGGCTGCGGCAGCGGACGCGATGCGGCGCGGATGAAGGAGCGCGGCTTCGTGGTCGACGCGACCGACGCCACGCCCGCGATGGTCGCCAAGGCCAACGAACGCTGGAACCTCGGCGCAAGGATCATGGCTTTCCACGAGCTCGAGGCCGAGGCCGCGTATGCCGGGGTCTGGGCCCATGCCAGCCTGCTCCATGCCCCGCGCGAGGCCCTGCCGGGAATCCTCGCCCGAATCGACCGCGCGCTGCAACCGGGCGGCTGGTTCTTCGCCAGCTACAAGCTTGGCGAGGCCGAGGGCCGCGATGCCTTCGGGCGGTTCTACAACTTCCCCGATGCCGACTGGCTCGCCGCGCAATATGCCGCGATTCCCGGCTGGCGGATCGTCGCCACCGAACGCTATACGGCCGGCGGGTTCGACAATGTCGAGCGCGACTGGATCGACCTCATCGCGAGCAAGCCGTGAAGCATATCGTCACCGCCGTCTGCACCGGCACCGCCCGCCCCTTCCTCGGCGCTGAGACCAGCGCGATCGCCAAGCGCCCGCGCGAGGGCGCGGTGCAGGTGCTTGCCGAAGGCCTCGCCCCCGACGAACAGGCCGACCGCACGGTTCACGGCGGGCCGGAGATGGCGCTGCATCTCTACCCGCTCGATCACCACGCCTGGTGGCGGACACGGATCGGCGACCACCCCGCACTGGACGAACCCGGCGGCTTCGGCTCGAACCTCGCCGTCGCGGGCCTGACCGAGGACATGGTCCATATCGGCGACCGCTTCCGCCTCGGGACGGCGCTGGTCGAGATCAGCCAGCCGCGCCAGCCGTGCTGGAAGATCGAGCACCGCTTCGGCCACAAGGGCATGGTCGCCGCGATCGTGAAAAGCGGGCGCTGCGGCTGGTATTTCCGCGTGCTCGAAACGGGCGAGGTCGCCGCCGGAGACACGCTCGAACGGGTGGCAACCGGCGCCGCCGAATGGAGCGTCGCGCGGGTGTTCCGCGCGCTGGTGGGGGGCAAGGCAACACCCGAGGAGCTTGGCGAACTTGCGGACCTCGCCGCGCTCACCCCACGTCTGAGGGCCAGGGCGGCAGCCGGGCGCGGGTGAGACACGGTTCATCCCGAAGCCGCCCAAACTGAACAAAAACTGCTGTTTGCTGACAAGGGCGTTCATCCTGCATTCGAGTTAGATGAACGAAAACGGTCGTGCTCCATCGGGGAGCCCTCACAAGGGATACGACCATGAAACACCTCGCCCTCATCGCCGCCGCCGGTTCGATGGCCGCCTTTGCCGTTCCCGCGCAGGCCGCCGAATTAGCTCCCGCTCCTGTCAGCATCGCATATGCTGGCACCTCCTCGCCCTTTGCCGAGGCCGCCGAATACGACCGTCGCTGGGACGACCGCCGCTATCGTGACGATCGCCGCTGGCGCGACAACCGCGGCCGTTGGGACGATCGCCGGGATGACCGTCGCCATGATGCGCGCCGAGGCGATTACTGGCGCGGCAATGACGGGCGCTGGCGCTGCCGCCGTCCCGACGGCACCACCGGCCTCGTGGTCGGCGCTGTCGGCGGGGCCCTGCTGGGCCGCACCATCGACACCCGCGGCGACCGCTCGGTCGGCACCCTGCTCGGCGCCATCGGCGGCGGTCTGCTCGGCCGCGAGATCGAGCGCGGCGGCGCCCGCTGCCGCTGATGCCCGGGCTGACAGGCGGGCACCGGCCTTATGCCGGGCCCGCCTCGTCGCCCCCGCACTTCCCGGGCTGGCGGGACAATGCCAGCCGATGCCTTGATGAAGCAGCCAAACCCAAAAGGAGAAACTGCCATGAAGAAGATCGCACTCGTGCTCGCCGCGGGCGCCATGACGCTGCCGATGGCGGCGCCCGTGCAGGCGGATCCGCCTCCCCATGCCCCGGCCTGGGGCAAGCGCGGCAAGGACCGCATCTATGACAGCCGCGGCCGCTACATCGAGCCGCGCCGCCTGTCGCGCAACGACCGCATCTGGCGCGACGGCGACCGTTACTACTGCCGCCGCGACAACGGGACGACGGGCCTCGTGATCGGCGCCGGTGTCGGCGCGCTGCTCGGGCGCACCATCGACACGCGCGGCGATCGCAGCGTGGGCACCCTGCTCGGCGCCATCGGCGGGG encodes:
- a CDS encoding GreA/GreB family elongation factor translates to MKPAGPPITPAGMAALKARYDHLLGTERPAIVEIVSWAAGNGDRSENGDYLYGRKKMREIDRELAHLARRMKVLRVVDPAAAVDRTRVFFGARVEIADEDDNRQIVTLVGDDEQDAAKGRIGWNAPLARALRGAGVGDLRTVTLPSGTREWEVLAIDYD
- the rlmN gene encoding 23S rRNA (adenine(2503)-C(2))-methyltransferase RlmN; this encodes MADTALMTIPGLVDPVPAARDITPRADGRVDLIGLPRPRIRELFEEAGLDAKAAKLRAKQVFHWLYHRGVTDFEAMTDIAKPMRPWLAERFVIGRPDVVEAQHSVDGTRKWLLRTADGHDFEMVFIPDETRGTLCVSSQVGCTLTCSFCHTGTMKLVRNLTPGEIVGQVMLARDALGEWPRGTMVSDADAIDEDDEAGHYTADGRLLTNIVMMGMGEPLYNFDHVRDALKLVMDGDGLALSKRRITLSTSGVIPMMERCGEEIGVNLAVSLHGVRKEVRDELVPLNKKYGIDQLLQACADYPGASNARRITFEYVMIKDKNDSDDDARELVRLLREYNLPAKVNLIPFNPWPGAGYETSTPERIRRFSEIVFEGGFSAPVRTPRGRDIDAACGQLKTAAEKKSRAQRDREAAAAAAARD
- a CDS encoding class I SAM-dependent DNA methyltransferase, giving the protein MSTDPGTIAFYQARAPHYVLRFGEAPSHQLDAFLDRLPPGAAVLELGCGSGRDAARMKERGFVVDATDATPAMVAKANERWNLGARIMAFHELEAEAAYAGVWAHASLLHAPREALPGILARIDRALQPGGWFFASYKLGEAEGRDAFGRFYNFPDADWLAAQYAAIPGWRIVATERYTAGGFDNVERDWIDLIASKP
- a CDS encoding MOSC domain-containing protein, translating into MKHIVTAVCTGTARPFLGAETSAIAKRPREGAVQVLAEGLAPDEQADRTVHGGPEMALHLYPLDHHAWWRTRIGDHPALDEPGGFGSNLAVAGLTEDMVHIGDRFRLGTALVEISQPRQPCWKIEHRFGHKGMVAAIVKSGRCGWYFRVLETGEVAAGDTLERVATGAAEWSVARVFRALVGGKATPEELGELADLAALTPRLRARAAAGRG
- a CDS encoding glycine zipper 2TM domain-containing protein is translated as MKHLALIAAAGSMAAFAVPAQAAELAPAPVSIAYAGTSSPFAEAAEYDRRWDDRRYRDDRRWRDNRGRWDDRRDDRRHDARRGDYWRGNDGRWRCRRPDGTTGLVVGAVGGALLGRTIDTRGDRSVGTLLGAIGGGLLGREIERGGARCR
- a CDS encoding glycine zipper 2TM domain-containing protein, with protein sequence MKKIALVLAAGAMTLPMAAPVQADPPPHAPAWGKRGKDRIYDSRGRYIEPRRLSRNDRIWRDGDRYYCRRDNGTTGLVIGAGVGALLGRTIDTRGDRSVGTLLGAIGGGLLGREIDRGELRCR